Proteins from a genomic interval of Ictalurus furcatus strain D&B chromosome 2, Billie_1.0, whole genome shotgun sequence:
- the LOC128618889 gene encoding tripartite motif-containing protein 16-like isoform X1 — protein sequence MAEVSISLDQLSVDQFSCPVCLDLLKDLVTIPCGQSFCKVCINDCWDQEDESGVYRCPQCRDTFTPRPVLRRNNMLAEVVEKLKKTEVQAASPAHCYAGPGDVECDFCTGRKHKAVKSCLMCLASFYETHLKPHLEIPGLEKHNLVEAAENLEEKICSEHDKVLEIYCRTDQSFICYLCTMHKHRGHNTVAAKAERTEKQRELKEEQMKSQQRIQEKQKKVQELKQTVNTIKLRAQTAVEDSERIFTEMISSMEKRRSEVTERIRAQEKAELSRPKRLLEQLEQEIADLQRRVTELQQLSHTHDHIHFLQKIKVLVSGRRLPEIIRPGFQSDLRQDSRSITVNQHFSFDGVRESLSALKKRLEEFCQEEFIRIPEHAAAVQIILPREPRSRQDFLQYFCDLTLDPNTVNYNLILSERNRAVMCSERQQQYSDHPERFDYYMQVLSKESVCGRCYWEVEWSGVGVFISVSYKDISRKGRGNECWFGGNNQSWSLRCSSSSLCFYHNNIETDLRVPSSSRIGVYVDHSAGTLSFYSVSDTMKLLHRVHTTFTQPLYAGFWLHCDFISKSGTTVRLCVPTK from the exons ATGGCCGAGGTGAGTATTTCATTAGATCAGCTTTCAGTGGATcagttcagctgtccagtttgtctggatctactgaaggatcTGGTGACGATCCCCTGTGGTCAAAGTTtctgtaaggtgtgtattaatgacTGCTGGGATCAGGAAGATGAGAGCGGAGTGTATCGCTGTCCTCAGTGCAGAGACACTTTCACTCCAAGGCCTGTTCTACGCAGAAACAACATGCTGgctgaagtggtggagaaactgaagaagactgaagtccaagctgcttctcctgctcactgttatgctggacctggagatgtggagtgtgatttctgcaccgggagaaaacacaaagccgTCAAGTCCTGTCTGATGTGTCTGGCCTCCTTTTATGAAACTCATCTGAAACCTCATCTTGAAATTCCTGGTTTGGAAAAGCACAATTTGGTCGAAGCCGCTGAAAATCTAGAAGAGAAGATCTGCTCTGAGCATGATAAAGTGCTGGAGATCTACTGTCGTACTGACCAAAGCTTCATCTGTTATCTGTGTACGATGCATAAACACAGAGGACACAATACTGTAGCAGCTAAAGCAGAGAGAActgaaaaacag AGAGAGTTAaaggaggagcagatgaaatcccagcagagaatccaggagaagcagaagaaggtgcaggagctgaaacagactgtgaacactataaag CTCAGAGCACAGACAGCagtggaggacagtgagaggatctTTACAGAGATGATCAGCTCCATGGAGAAAAGGCGCTCGGAGGTGACGGAGCggatcagagctcaggagaaggCTGAACTGAGTCGACCTAAACGACTCCTGgagcaactggagcaggagatcgctgatcttcagaggagagtcactgagctgcagcagctttcacacacacacgatcacatccacttcctccagaaaataaag GTTTTAGTCTCCGGCCGTCGCTTGCCCGAAATTATTAGACCAGGTTTTCAGTCTGATCTCCGTCAGGACTCACGCAGCATCACTGTCAATCAACATTtctcatttgatggagtgagggaatctctctctgctctgaaaaAGAGACTCGAGGAATTCTGCCAGGAGGAATTCATCAGAATCCCTGAACACG ctgcagcagttcagatcattttaccCCGAGAACCAAGGAGCAGACAAGATTTTCTGCAGT ATTTCTGTGatctgactctggatcccaaCACAGTAAATTATAacctcattctgtctgagaGGAACAGAGCGGTGATGTGCAGTGAGAGACAGCAGCAGTACTCTgatcatccagagagatttgactACTACATGCAGGTGTTgagtaaggagagtgtgtgtggacgctgttactgggaggtggagtggagcgGTGTTGGTGTGTTCATATCAGTCTCATATAAAGACATCAGCAGGAAAGGACGGGGTAATGAGTGTTGGTTTGGAGGCAACAATCAGTCCTGGAGTCTgcggtgttcttcttcttctctctgtttctatcACAACAACATTGAGACTGATCTCAGAGTTCCATCAtcctccagaataggagtgtatgtggatcacagtgcaggaactctgtccttctacagtgtctctgacacgatgaagctcctccacagagtccacaccacattcactcagcctctatacGCTGGATTCTGGCTCCACTGTGATTTTATCTCTAAATCAGGAACAACTGTGAGGTTGTGTGTTCCAACAAAATAA
- the LOC128618889 gene encoding tripartite motif-containing protein 16-like isoform X2: MAQASISVDQEEFICPVCLNLLKDPVTIHCGHSYCKVCINDCWNQEEKSGECRCPQCRDTFTPRPVLRRNNMLAEVVEKLKKTEVQAASPAHCYAGPGDVECDFCTGRKHKAVKSCLMCLASFCETHLKPHYEVPALKKHKLVEASGNLQEKICSEHEEVLKIYCRTDQSFICYLCMTDEHKSHDTVSVKAYRTEKQRELKEEQMKSQQRIQEKQKKVQELKQTVNTIKLRAQTAVEDSERIFTEMISSMEKRRSEVTERIRAQEKAELSRPKRLLEQLEQEIADLQRRVTELQQLSHTHDHIHFLQKIKVLVSGRRLPEIIRPGFQSDLRQDSRSITVNQHFSFDGVRESLSALKKRLEEFCQEEFIRIPEHAAAVQIILPREPRSRQDFLQYFCDLTLDPNTVNYNLILSERNRAVMCSERQQQYSDHPERFDYYMQVLSKESVCGRCYWEVEWSGVGVFISVSYKDISRKGRGNECWFGGNNQSWSLRCSSSSLCFYHNNIETDLRVPSSSRIGVYVDHSAGTLSFYSVSDTMKLLHRVHTTFTQPLYAGFWLHCDFISKSGTTVRLCVPTK, translated from the exons ATGGCTCAGGCCAGTATTTCAGTAGATCAGGAAGAGTTCATCTGTCCAGTGTGTCTGAATCTGCTGAAGGATCCGGTGACGATCCACTGTGGTCACAGTTActgtaaggtgtgtattaatgacTGCTGGAATCAGGAAGAGAAGAGCGGAGAGTGTCGCTGTCCTCAGTGCAGAGACACTTTCACTCCAAGGCCTGTTCTACGCAGAAACAACATGCTGgctgaagtggtggagaaactgaagaagactgaagtccaagctgcttctcctgctcactgttacgctggacctggagatgtggagtgtgatttctgcaccgggagaaaacacaaagccgTCAAGTCCTGTCTGATGTGTCTGGCCTCCTTTTGTGAAACTCATCTGAAACCTCACTATGAAGTCCCTGCTTTGAAAAAGCACAAGTTGGTCGAAGCTTCTGGAAATCTACAAGAGAAGATCTGCTCTGAGCATGAGGAAGTGTTGAAGATCTACTGTCGTACTGACCAAAGCTTCATCTGTTATCTGTGTATGACGGATGAACACAAAAGCCACGACACCGTCTCAGTTAAAGCGTACAGAActgaaaaacag AGAGAGTTAaaggaggagcagatgaaatcccagcagagaatccaggagaagcagaagaaggtgcaggagctgaaacagactgtgaacactataaag CTCAGAGCACAGACAGCagtggaggacagtgagaggatctTTACAGAGATGATCAGCTCCATGGAGAAAAGGCGCTCGGAGGTGACGGAGCggatcagagctcaggagaaggCTGAACTGAGTCGACCTAAACGACTCCTGgagcaactggagcaggagatcgctgatcttcagaggagagtcactgagctgcagcagctttcacacacacacgatcacatccacttcctccagaaaataaag GTTTTAGTCTCCGGCCGTCGCTTGCCCGAAATTATTAGACCAGGTTTTCAGTCTGATCTCCGTCAGGACTCACGCAGCATCACTGTCAATCAACATTtctcatttgatggagtgagggaatctctctctgctctgaaaaAGAGACTCGAGGAATTCTGCCAGGAGGAATTCATCAGAATCCCTGAACACG ctgcagcagttcagatcattttaccCCGAGAACCAAGGAGCAGACAAGATTTTCTGCAGT ATTTCTGTGatctgactctggatcccaaCACAGTAAATTATAacctcattctgtctgagaGGAACAGAGCGGTGATGTGCAGTGAGAGACAGCAGCAGTACTCTgatcatccagagagatttgactACTACATGCAGGTGTTgagtaaggagagtgtgtgtggacgctgttactgggaggtggagtggagcgGTGTTGGTGTGTTCATATCAGTCTCATATAAAGACATCAGCAGGAAAGGACGGGGTAATGAGTGTTGGTTTGGAGGCAACAATCAGTCCTGGAGTCTgcggtgttcttcttcttctctctgtttctatcACAACAACATTGAGACTGATCTCAGAGTTCCATCAtcctccagaataggagtgtatgtggatcacagtgcaggaactctgtccttctacagtgtctctgacacgatgaagctcctccacagagtccacaccacattcactcagcctctatacGCTGGATTCTGGCTCCACTGTGATTTTATCTCTAAATCAGGAACAACTGTGAGGTTGTGTGTTCCAACAAAATAA
- the LOC128619159 gene encoding peptidyl-prolyl cis-trans isomerase-like 4, with product MAVLLETTLGDIVVDLYTEERPKACLNFLKLCKIKYYNYCLIHNVQRDFIVQTGDPTGSGRGGESVFCKLYRDQARFFDAEKVPRIKHKKKGTVSMVNNGNEQHGSQVIYIYIYIYI from the exons ATGGCGGTGTTGCTAGAAACAACATTAGGAGACATCGTAGTGGATTTATACACCGAGGAAAGACCCAAAG CCTGCTTGAACTTCTTGAAGCTGTGTAAAATCAAGTACTACAACTACTGCCTCATTCACAATGTCCAG AGAGATTTTATCGTCCAGACTGGAGACCCTACAGGCTCTGGCCGAGGAGGAGAGTCCGTGTTCTG tAAGCTGTACAGGGATCAGGCGCGCTTCTTCGATGCTGAGAAGGTTCCACGGATCAAGCACAAGAAGAAGGGCACCGTCTCCATGGTGAACAATGGCAATGAGCAGCACGGTTCtcaggttatatatatatatatatatatatatatataa
- the LOC128618907 gene encoding tripartite motif-containing protein 16-like, translated as MAEASISVDQDQFICPVCLDLLKDPVTIHCGHSFCKVCINDCWDQEDKSGVYRCPQCRDTFTPRPVLRRNNMLAEVVEKLKKTEIQAASPAHCYAGPGDVECDFCTGRKHKAVKSCLVCLASFCETHLKPHYEVLALKKHKLVEASGNLQEKICSEHEEVLKIYCRTDQSFICYLCMTDEHKSHDTVSVTAYRTEKQSELKEEQMKSQQRIQEKQKKVQELKQAVNTIKLRAQTAVEDSERIFTEMISSMEKRRSEVTELIRAQEKAELSRAERLLEQLEQEIADLQRRVTELEQLSHTHDHIHFLQEIKVLVSSRRSPEIIRPGFQSDLRQDSRSITVNQHLSFDGVRKSLSALKKRLEEFCQEELIRIPEHAAAVQIILPPEPKSRQDFLQYFCDLTLDPNTVHYNLILSKRNRAVMCSEREQQYSDHPERFDYYMQVLSKESVCGRCYWEVEWSGVGVHISVSYKDISRKGRGNERWFGRNDQSWSLWCSSSSSLFFWHNNINTDLGVPSSSRIGMYVDHSAGTLSFYSVSDTMKLLHRVHTTFTQPLYAGFGLHCDFISKSGTTVRLCDPTK; from the exons ATGGCCGAGGCCAGTATTTCAGTAGATCAGGATCAGTTCAtctgtccagtgtgtctggatctactgaaggatccgGTGACGATCCACTGTGGTCACAGTTtctgtaaggtgtgtattaatgacTGCTGGGATCAGGAAGATAAGAGCGGAGTGTATCGCTGTCCTCAGTGCAGAGACACTTTCACTCCAAGGCCTGTTCTACGCAGAAACAACATGCTGgctgaagtggtggagaaactgaagaagactgaaatccaagctgcttctcctgctcactgttacgctggacctggagatgtggagtgtgatttctgcaccGGGCGAAAACACAAAGCCGTCAAGTCCTGTCTGGTGTGTCTGGCCTCTTTTTGTGAAACTCATCTGAAACCTCACTATGAAGTTCTTGCTTTGAAAAAGCACAAGTTGGTCGAAGCTTCTGGAAATCTACAAGAGAAGATCTGCTCTGAGCATGAGGAAGTGTTGAAGATCTACTGTCGTACTGACCAAAGCTTCATCTGTTATCTGTGTATGACGGATGAACACAAAAGCCACGACACCGTCTCAGTTACAGCGTACAGAActgaaaaacag AGTGAGTTAaaggaggagcagatgaaatcccagcagagaatccaggagaagcagaagaaggtgcaggagctgaaacaggctgtgaacactataaag CTCAGAGCACAGACAGCagtggaggacagtgagaggatctTTACTGAGATGATCAGCTCCATGGAGAAAAGGCGCTCGGAGGTGACggagctgatcagagctcaggagaaggctgaactgagtcgagctgaacgactcctggagcaactggagcaggagatcgctgatcttcagaggagagtcactgagctggagcagctttcacacacacacgatcacatccacttcctccaggaaataaag GTTTTAGTCTCCAGCCGTCGCTCGCCCGAAATTATTAGACCAGGTTTTCAGTCTGATCTCCGTCAGGACTCACGCAGCATCACTGTCAatcaacatctctcatttgatggagtgaggaaatctctctctgctctgaaaaAGAGACTCGAGGAGTTCTGCCAGGAGGAATTAATCAGAATCCCTGAACACG ctgcagcagttcagatcattttaccCCCAGAACCAAAGAGTAGACAAGATTTTCTGCAGT ATTTCTGTGatctgactctggatcccaaCACAGTACATTATAACCTCATTCTGTCTAAGAGGAACAGAGCGGTGATgtgcagtgagagagagcagcagtactctgatcatccagagagatttgactACTACATGCAGGTGTTgagtaaggagagtgtgtgtggacgctgttactgggaggtggagtggagcgGTGTTGGTGTGCACATATCAGTCTCATATAAAGACATCAGCAGGAAAGGACGGGGTAATGAGCGTTGGTTTGGACGCAACGATCAGTCCTGGAGTCTgtggtgttcttcttcttcttctctctttttctggcacaacaacattaacactgatctcggagttccatcatcctccagaataggaatgtatgtggatcacagtgcaggaactctgtccttctacagcgtctctgacacgatgaagctcctccacagagtccacaccacattcactcagcctctatacGCTGGGTTCGGGCTCCACTGTGATTTTATCTCTAAATCAGGAACAACTGTGAGGTTGTGTGATCCAACAAAATAA